The DNA window AAGTCTCAAAGGCCCAATGGAAATTTTATAAGTAAGGTTTTGTTGGCTCGTTTACATTTTCGAACTTTCATCAGCTATTTAGCGCTTTTGTGCTGATAACAAGTATAACTGAACAGGCGGGATATCTAAACGACAAGAAGGCTACAAAATCTAGCCAGTTCTTATAAGGCGAGGGCATAATATTGGTTGATTGCCAAAGAAGATAATATTAAAGGCTGGCATAACGGTGACGTTATAAAACGCCTCTGTTAGGCGGTCCTGCGTAGATAGGGCCTTTCTCTCGAAACACTGGATGAGTTCTCTATACACGGTGCAAGCGCTGTAATGGTTAAGGAGCTTTGAAAACTCGTCCATGCATTCTTTGTGGGATGCCTCAGCTGATGGACTTGCCGGATACCCTAGGGGGGAAGGTATTGGAACGATGAGTACGTAATTAGGCGCGTAGGTAAGCTCGTCAGGCCTTGGTAGGAGGATGCTACATGCCTATGCAAGTAACACATAGAAACTAACAGCTTACGATCTGTCTTTAGCGTGCGCAAAAAAGCAGTAGTAGAATAGTACAGTATACTTACGCTTTAAAAGTGCCAAGCGGATAAACTTTTTGTTCTGTTCCATTTGAGTTGTCCCTGATAAGAGGGAAATAAAGGACCCGTAAAACAGTGAGAAAACTAGATGAAACAATGTGAAAATGCCCTATTTCACTGTCAAGTCACTCTTTTGCAAAATACCTCTTTCCCTCTCTCGTTCTTCAAAGAATAAAGCCAGGCTCGCTTTTAGAGAGGGAGATGGGGACGGACCCCTCCCTGCTCAGGCGACAAGATGAGTTCGACCCCTGACCCTGGTTGACCCCTTTGTTGATAGTTAAGAAGACGGTTGATTTTATGTGTGCATTTGGATAGAAAACCTTTCTAGATGCCTCTTGTGGTCTATTACCAGGGCTTAGGATGCCGGTTTAAACTAAATTGTTCCGTCAGTGAATACCACaaaggcgcgtacacaggggggtgcgcaggatgtgcccccctcagccaatcctgggtacgcgacTGCCACACCCTGTATTTTTCTGTAGAGACGCCCCTGAAAGCCCTTTTGAGTGATCACGCGTGTTTTCGTGAGGGAGGGGAAAGGACAAGATTATCACTTACATGGTTGTTTCAGGACTTCATTTCTGAGACGATTCAGCTGTCGTATTCTCGGTTCTTCTAGTTCACAAACCTTAGTCATATTATTCATCCGGATGTAGGCCAGCACCACGAAGCGATAGTTCCTCAGCATGTCGTCCGAAGAGGAATTAATTCTATTGACACACCCAAGCAACTTCTGTTgagaagacagacagacagataatAGACAGAAGGACGCATAGGCAGGCTCCAGTCAAAAATCAATATAAAACTTACACCAGTTTCAGGACAGATTTTGTGGTATGTCTGGAGCGCACTTTCTACAATTTCGTAACAGTCCTCGATTGACGTATTTTCCTTCATGATGAAGCCCGATGTTTTGGAATAAGCTAATACCACCAAGAGTAGAGCCGCCTTCAATAGCATCGCGTCCTGAGTACGTCGCCTCGTTTATGATAAGAGAACTGTGTTTTTGTTGGACCAGAATCTTTAGCAATGCAATAAAAAATGATGGAATACATTTTAAGTAAAATACAAATGTAGGTGAATTAATCAAATGTGTCTCTTTAATCGATGCGAAGTTTTCTATACTTATGAAGTCTAACGCCTATATTACTTATGAAGCATAACGCCTTCCTTCCCTTTTTTGTAATAGCAAGGGACTTAAAGCAACGACGACGACCCTGCAGGGAGAACGTGATTccaaaaaaagcttttatgCTTTGCGCTTAATGTTAAGCTAGTTTTGATAAAAGTCACTACTCATTTATGCATTCCCAAAAAACTATATAGTAAAGCCTAGAATCTTATACCTAACATAGCGAACAAGGATAGTCTAGTTTTTAGCGCACACGTTTCCGTCCTCGCTAGACTCGTGAAATTAGGAGTCTTTTCAAGTTGTAGTTTGAagaaaaacggctgaaatgtatcagacagaatccaTTTCAGTGTATATTTCACGTCTGCCTCTGAATTCTTGATTGTTTCTGCCGTCGGCGTTCGAGTTGCCTTTGTCGCTGTTCAAGTGCCCCAAGTAAACGATCCTTCAATACTTCTTTTTTATCCAATAAAAACTATTCTATGTTCCATATTCTATCTTTATGTTAAACACTTAAGGGTGTTATGAATAATAAAGAAGTGGCAAGGATTTGTTTACGATACCCTACCCTCAGACCTACATCTCAGACCTACCTGAGATCTCTCTAGTTTGGTTGTACCATGGTAGCACGGCTCCACTTATTCCTCTTTTATATCTTTTAAAGTATATGTCCTGTGGCTTAATATTAAAAGTTGCTATAACTAATATAGGTTTTCACAACAAAGAAAGATTATTGATATCTAGACTTTGTTTGGGTTTCGAATTTAAGTATTTGTGTAAAATTTAATTTGGGGAGTATTCATTAAAACTTCGGATGAAAAGTAACATCTTGGAAAAGGTAACTACAGCATGGGGGCCCTGTGGCTAAATCAAAACTTTCTATAATTGGTAAATTCCTATCAAAGGACTACTTCAAGGCCTAGACCCCCTTGCGTTTTGAATTTTAGTTATCGTATCAAGATCAATTGAAATAAGTATTCATTGGATGAATAGAAAAGTCATCAAAATAGCAGCGGACGTCCTTTGCTTTGGACTGATGAGTtataattaatatttttaatgacaaaaacaattttaatgGATAAAGACCCCCGTTAGATTTCAACAAATAAATGTTGAACGTGCGAAAACGTGCTCTCATGCTCAGAAAAACATACTTCATGCTCAAAATTATCCATGAAGGCTTGATTTCCAGCTCGTGTTTCTTTGAGCCCACAGTAGACGGCGATGAGGCATAGCAACGGCTGGAAATCGAGCATATTTCCCATGACTTTCTATCAAAGCTTTTTCAACTCTGTCCAACATTATTTCTAATTGCATTTATTACAAGTGACAAAAGGGAATTGcatttttcctttaaaagttGCTATAGTTTTATTGGGCTTGTACAGTCCTTCGCTTTCCAGTACAGTTTTTTGCTATCTATATTTCGCCTAttgcaaaaaaagaaagccgCACCCAAGAGTTTGCGAAAAAACAGAAATTACTTTGTATAAAGAAGCcgcaccaaaaaaaaaaaaatacaaatcgtcgGAAAACCGTACAAATTTTAAGACAAAATCGTACAACCGCAAACCTGCCAGTTTTACAGTATTTGTACAGTTCCTTACTATCTATATATCACATGCTGGAAACTGATCCAATGCATCCAATGCAGCAAAGCGAGATCTTGTGAGTGTTCAAATGTTGTTGTGAGATGGACTCTCTCGGATGCATTCTCGAGGATGCTTTCCCGTTCAGCCGCGCAAAGCACACCGGGAACCAGCCGCTGAGGTGCAAGACAACAAAACACGACACGTAACTCGTACTGGGTGCCAGCGATGCGTCCCTTTTCATTGCTATCTTTTTTAAACCAAGttgatttcaaaattgtttatACTGCTATTTTGTGCTTTTGGCAGCCAGATGTTTTAGGATGTGACATGGGTTACAGAAGCTTTTAAGGAATGGAGATGGTACCATGTAAATGACGCTACAGGATGAAAATAAATCTATTTGTGATTGAGTTCGGGgtttgtttcctttttcttttgtaaGGTGAAGtgacagtgtttttttttttcgttaatCTCGAAATTCATCATGTTAATAGATGAACTTCACCttacaaaagaaaaaggaaacaaacCCCGAACTCAATCACAAATAGATTTATTTTCATCCTGTAGGTTCATTTACATGGTACCATCTCCATTCCTTGAAAGCTTCTGTAACCCATGTCACATCCTAAAACATCTGGCTGCCAAAAGCACAAAATAGCAGTataaacaattttgaaatcaaCTTGGTTTAAAAAAGATAGCAATGAAAAGGGACGCATCGCTGGCACCCAGTACGAGTTACGTGTCGTGTTTTGTTGTCTTGCACCTCAGCGGCTGGTTCACGGTATGCTTTGCGCGGCCGAATGGGAAATCATCCTCGAGCATGCATCCGAGTCCATCTCACAACAACATTTGAACACTCACAAGATCTCGCTTTGCTACATCGGATGCTCTTTGATTCATCAGTTTTCAGCATGTGATAATATATAGATAGCTAGGAACTGTACAAATAACTGTTAAACTGGCGGGTTTGCGGTTGTACGATTTTGTCTTAAAATTTGTACGGTTTTCcgacgatttgtatttttttgtgcGGTTTCTTTATACAAGGGGAGTTCTGTTTTTTCGCAAACTCTTGGGTGcggctttctttttttgcaattttctGTACGCTTGCTGTTGTGTTGTCCCTCGTAAAGAGATACCTTTTGCCCCTCACAGGCAAGTTATAGATAGCAAAAACTGCACTGGAAAGCGAAGGACTGTACAAGCCCGATAAAACTATAGCAACTTTTCCCTTTTGTCACTTGTAATAAATGAAATGAGAAATAATGTTGGACAGAGTTAAGTTTTGATATGCTCGAAATATGCTTGATTTCTAGCCGTCGCTACGCCTCATACTGTTGGCTCACAGAAAAACGAGCTGGAAATGGGATAATTTTGAGCGTGAAGTATGTTTTTCTGAGCATGTTTTCTGAGCACGTTTTTGCACGTTCAAcgtttatttattaaaatataacGGGGGTCTTTATCCATTAAAATTGTTTGTgtcattaaaaatattaattataACTCATCAGTCTAAAGCAAAGGACGTCCGCTGCTATTTTGATGACTTTTCTATTCATCCAAGTCACACTATGAATACTTATTTCAATTGATCTTAATACAATAACTAAAATTCAAAACGCAAGGGGGTCTAGGCCTTGAAGTAGTCCTTTGATAGAAATTTATCAATTATAGCAAGTTTTGATTTAGCCACAGGGCCCCCATGCTGTAGTTACCTTTTCCAAGATGTTACTTTTCATCCGAAGTTTTAATGAATACTCCCCAAATTAAATTTTACACAAATACTTAAATTCGAAACCCAAACAAAGTCTAGATATCAATAATCTTTCTTTGTTGTGAAAACCTATATTAGTTATAGCAACTTTTAATATTAAGCCACGGGACATATACTTTAAAAGATATAAAAGAGGAATAAGTGGAGCCGTGCTACCATGGTACAACCAAACAAGAGAGATCTCAGGTAGGTCTGAGATGTAGGTCTGAGGGTAGGGTATCGTAAACAAATCCTTGCCACTTCTTTATTATTCATAACACCCTTAAGTGTTTAACATAAAGATAGAATATGGAACATAGAATAGTTTTTATTGGATAAAAAAGAAGTATTGAAGGATCGTTTGCTTGGGGCACTTGAACAGGCAACTCGAACGCCGACGGCAGAAACAATCAAGAATTCAGAGGCAGACGTGAAATATACACTGAAAtggattctgtctgatacatttcagctgTTTTCAAACTACAACTTGAAAAGACTCCTAATTTCACGCGAGGACGGAAACGTGTGCGCTAAAAACTAGACTATCCTTGTTCGCTATGTTAGAATAAAGATTCTAAGGCTTTCTACAGTTTTTTGGGAATGTATAAATGAGTGAATTTTATCGAAACTAGTTTAACATTGAGTGCAAAGCATGAAAGCTTTGTTGGGATCACGTTCCCCCTGCAGGGTCGTCGTTGGGGAAGAAAGGCGTTATGCCGCAAAACGCTAGAAATACTCTCAGACTTCATAAGTATAGGAAACTTCCACTCGATTAAAGAGACACATTTGATTAATTCACTTCTATTTGTTTTCTACTTAAAATGTAttccatcattttttttttattccattgctaAAGGTTCTGGtccaacaaaaaaacacagtaCTCTCATCATCAACGAGGCGACGTACTCAGGACGCGATGCTATTGAAGGCGGCTCTACTCTTGGTGCTATTAGCTTATTCCAAAACATCGGGCTTCATCATGAGGACATCAATCGAGGACTGTTACAAAATTGTAGAAAGTGCGCTCCAGAAATACCACAAAATCTGTCCTGAAACTGGTGTAAGTTTTATATTGATTTTTGACTGGAGCCTGCCTATGCGTCCTTCTGTCTATTATCTGTCTCTCTGTCTTCTCAACAGAAGTTGCTTTGGTGTGTCAATAGAATTGATTCTTCTTCGGACGACGTGCTGAGGAACTATCGCTTCGTGGTGCTGGCCTACATCCGGATGAATAGCATGACCAAAGTTTGTGAACTAGATCCGAGAATACGATGGCAGCTGAATCGTCTCAGAAATGAAGTCCTGAAACAACCATGTAAGTGATAATCTTGTCCTTTCCCCTCCCTCACGAAAACACGCGTGATCACTCAAGAGGGCTTTCAGGGGCGTCTCTACAGAAAAATACAGGGTGTGGCAgtcgcgtacccaggattggctgaggggggggaggggggcacatcCTGCTCACccccctgcgcacccccctgtgtacgcgcctgtgtGGTATTCACTGACGGAACAATTTAGTTTAAACCGGCATCCTTAGCCCTGGTGATAGGCCACAAGAGGCATCTAGAAAGGTTTTCTATCCAAATGCACACATAAAATCAACCGTCTTCTTAACTATCAACAAAGGGGTCAACCAGGGTCAGGGGTCGAACTCATCTTGTCGCCTGAGCAGGGAGGGGTCCGTCCCCATCTCGCTCTCTAAAAGCGAGCCTGGCTTTATTCTTTGAAGAAAGAGAGAGGGAAAGAGGTATTTTGCAAAAGGGTGACTTGACAGTAAAATAGGGCATTTTCACATTGTTTCATCCAGTTTTCTCACTGTTTTACGGGTCCTTTATTTCCCTCTTATCAGGGACAACTCAAATGGAACAGAACAAAAAGTTTATCCACTTGGCATTTTTCCCGGGTAAGTATACTGTACTATTCTACTACTGCTTTTTTGCGCACGCTAAAGACAGATCGTAAACTGTTAGTTGCTATGTGTTACTTGCATAGACATGTAGCCTCCTCCTACCAAGGCCTGACGAGCTTACCTACGCGCCTGATGACGTACTCATCGCTCCaatacctcccccctaggggatctcccctacccctacccctaccaaGGCTACATGCCTGACGAGCTTACCTACGCGCCTGATTACGTACTCATCGTTCCAATACCTTCCCCCTTAGGGGATCCGGCAAGTCCATCAGCTGAGGCATCCCACAAAGAATGCATGGACGAGTTTTCAAAGCTCCTTAAACATTACAGCGCTTGCAACGTGTATAGAGAACTCATCCAGTGTTTCAAGAGCAAGGCCCTATCTGCGCATGACCACCTAACAGAGGCGTTTTATAACGTCACCGTTATGCCAGCCTTCAGTCTTTTCTTGATTTGCAATCAACCATTATCATCCCCTGTCATTCATATCCCTTTAATAAATGGCAATCATCTATCACCAAACACTGTCCTTTTAAGAACTGGTTAGATTTTGTAGCATACTTGTCCTTCAAATATCCCGCCTGTTCAGTTATACTTGTTATCAGCACAAAAGCGCTAAATAGCTAATGAAAGTTCGAAAATGTAAACGAGCCAACAAAAACTTACAAATAAAATTTCCATTGGGCCTTTGAGACTTGttgtgttattattgttattgtatgAGATACATCCATAGAAATGATATGGGGTCTAAACTAGCAAATTATTGggctttaaaatataaatttgcaAAACAATAAAGATAAGATTACAGACACGGTCCTGAAAAAGTAGGGGGTGGGATCCCGTTACCTGCCCTTATTCTCGCAAAAAAGGTTTGAGGTTTGATGCTATTAAAAAGCTCTTAAAATTCGAAAAAgaaatttacattaaaaatcaggcccgtacccaggacttttcttgggaaggggggggggggggggtgtgaaACCGAAAAAGTGGATCTTATTTAtcaaggggggggagggagggaataAGTTCTCTAATATAAATCTGACCATCCCCGAAAGAACAGTATCACAGTATCTCCATGGGACATTAATTGTCGGATTTAGCTActtaccagagtgatctagcttatgctgtatagttttgtctacaaatattATGTCCATTAGGAACATAAAGTGTACCTTCGGCTGTTGTGGGGTGGGTACGGGCGTGAACAACGTTCACgagatttgaaaaatcccGTTCCCGTTGAAGCACGTTGATTCCCGTTCCCGGTAGACAAATCCCGTTCCCGGTAGACAAATCCCGTTCCCGGTAGACAAATCCCGTTCCCGGTAGACAAATCCCGTTCCCGGTAGACAAATCCCGTTCCCGGTAGACAAATCCCGTTCCCGGTAGACAAATCCCGTTCCTGGTAACCCATCCCAATCCCGGTTCCCGTTTTAACCCTTAAGGACCCTCTACAGATATAACATGCATACTAAGTACTTATTAACCCAGCGCGAGGGCTGTACGGAGAAATATCAGAACGAGGTCTTGGATGTCCGTGCTCAAATGACCAAGGTCTGATATTTCTCCGTACAGCCCGAGAAAGCGAGGTCAATAAAagttttattatatggcttttaaaaattaaaatgacgAACGAACAAATTAACTTACGCTTTCGTGCGAATATCGATAAATTTATCGatcgatttaaaaaaggcGGGAAATGAAACACTCGCGCACGGTCAACTAAAAAATGTGGAGTGACATACAAACATACCCAATAGACCTTCGGagttaaaggttttttttgtaGCCCTCCAGACGTAAAACGAGTAATTATCCTTGGGCGCAAATGAATCTCAGAGTCAGTCCCCAGTCAATAATCCCAGTAACTGACATTGAGGGGGACTGGGGACTTTCAGAGAAACGAGTGGGAGGTGCGGATCGCCCCtgcgggcctcccagccccgtcttaggcttgggaggcgcgaatccccCCTCCGACCCCCCAGCCCCCATTCCAGGCTGGGACTTTCAGTGACacgtttcgcgtagattatTAACCggcaattattaatctacgtcgggaccacttcgcgtagacgggtaaatctacgcaaaacacactcCGCGTAGATGGGTAATTAGCGATGGTTAATCTATGTCGGGAACGCCAGCGCCTTGTGCCAGCGCCTTGTCCTGAGGGCCGTGAAAACGAGGAACGTGGATtgggccgccaacctacggagcgcggagcaaccgtttttcggccgtaaattcaaagctgctggcgtggcgtttaaacctgagttttactcgaacacctcgctcccgaactcctcgcgaatttctcgcagcctctttttcatcttttcgcgtgtctccagggagggccctttcctgcttttttaTCACccggtgcgaggccgtgtcgagctctgatagcggccttgagcgcgtagtatctctcttgttcctgaagtattagccgaaactcttcgtctgagatatgcccgtcctgcagagccttagagaccagctc is part of the Nematostella vectensis chromosome 13, jaNemVect1.1, whole genome shotgun sequence genome and encodes:
- the LOC116611542 gene encoding uncharacterized protein LOC116611542, which encodes MLLKAALLLVVLAYSKTSGFIMKENTSIEDCYEIVESALQTYHKICPETGKLLGCVNRINSSSDDMLRNYRFVVLAYIRMNNMTKVCELEEPRIRQLNRLRNEVLKQPWTTQMEQNKKFIRLALLKRYPASPSAEASHKECMDEFSKLLNHYSACTVYRELIQCFERKALSTQDRLTEAFYNVTVMPAFNIIFFGNQPILCPRLIRTG
- the LOC116611543 gene encoding uncharacterized protein LOC116611543, encoding MLLKAALLLVLLAYSKTSGFIMRTSIEDCYKIVESALQKYHKICPETGKLLWCVNRIDSSSDDVLRNYRFVVLAYIRMNSMTKVCELDPRIRWQLNRLRNEVLKQPWTTQMEQNKKFIHLAFFPGDPASPSAEASHKECMDEFSKLLKHYSACNVYRELIQCFKSKALSAHDHLTEAFYNVTVMPAFSLFLICNQPLSSPVIHIPLINGNHLSPNTVLLRTG